A genomic region of Geoalkalibacter sp. contains the following coding sequences:
- a CDS encoding heterodisulfide reductase-related iron-sulfur binding cluster, with protein MEFTREIYWNVGGGAATLVPMYLLTLAALVVMGRGLWRRIQVYRQGRPVQRLDEPGQRASAALRQVLSQARVLRVPGAGTAHGLFFWGFFILFIGTCLVVVQADFTDPLFGVQFLKGTFYKFFSLILDLAGLVALMMLAGLFVRRYLVRPPGLETGRDDAVMHGLLFAILLSGFVLEGARMAVTELGTPLAVWSPVGLVFAKAFVGLGEPALRAMHTGVWWLHLALALGFIALIPFTKFRHIFTTSANYLFADRGPKGSLVTLNLEDEAAESFGAAKVADLTWKDLFDADACTQCKRCQDRCPAHATDKPLSPMKLINQLGETAFNAPERSLAESLGKDELWSCTTCRACQEICPAAIEHVPKIVEARRNLVLMEGEFPGDEVMSAAENTEVNGNPLGLSFAARGDWAQELGVKTLAEDAEVDVLYFVGCYASFDKRNIRVAKGFIQLCQAAGVRVGILGSEEKCCGEPLRKLGNEYLYQGVATENIETIKGYGVKKVVTSCPHCFNTLAKDYRDLGFDLEVEHYTVFLERLLAQGALKLSPAAEGFACTYHDSCYLGRYNDIFSAPRALIAQAGGQLTEMSRSKDEGFCCGAGGGRILAEEKLGTRISEMRARMAAETGAPLLISNCPFCLTMFEDGIKGAGLEEQLAPRDIAEILAERLPAG; from the coding sequence ATGGAATTTACAAGGGAAATCTACTGGAATGTCGGAGGGGGCGCGGCAACACTCGTCCCCATGTACCTTCTGACCCTGGCGGCCTTGGTGGTTATGGGGCGGGGCCTGTGGCGCCGCATTCAGGTCTACCGTCAGGGCCGGCCGGTGCAGCGCCTGGATGAACCCGGACAGCGGGCCTCGGCGGCTCTCAGGCAGGTGCTGAGTCAGGCCAGGGTGCTGCGCGTGCCCGGGGCGGGCACGGCGCACGGCCTATTCTTCTGGGGATTTTTCATTTTGTTCATCGGCACCTGCCTGGTGGTCGTTCAGGCCGATTTTACCGATCCCCTGTTCGGCGTGCAGTTTCTCAAGGGAACCTTCTACAAGTTTTTCTCCTTGATTCTGGATCTGGCCGGGCTGGTGGCGCTGATGATGCTGGCCGGTCTGTTCGTGCGCCGCTATCTCGTGCGCCCGCCGGGTCTGGAGACCGGCCGCGACGATGCCGTCATGCACGGCTTGCTCTTTGCCATTTTGTTGAGCGGCTTCGTGCTGGAAGGCGCGCGTATGGCGGTGACCGAGCTCGGCACCCCCCTGGCCGTCTGGTCGCCGGTGGGTCTGGTCTTCGCCAAAGCCTTCGTCGGCTTGGGCGAGCCGGCCCTGCGCGCCATGCACACCGGCGTCTGGTGGCTGCATCTGGCCCTGGCCCTGGGTTTCATCGCCCTGATTCCCTTCACCAAGTTTCGCCACATTTTCACCACCAGCGCCAATTACCTGTTTGCCGACCGTGGCCCCAAGGGCAGCCTGGTGACGCTGAATCTCGAAGACGAGGCGGCCGAGAGCTTCGGCGCGGCCAAGGTGGCCGATCTGACCTGGAAGGATCTGTTCGACGCCGATGCCTGCACCCAGTGCAAGCGCTGTCAGGATCGCTGCCCGGCGCACGCCACGGACAAGCCCCTCTCGCCCATGAAACTGATCAATCAACTCGGCGAGACGGCCTTCAATGCTCCGGAGCGGTCGCTGGCCGAAAGCCTCGGCAAGGACGAGCTGTGGAGCTGCACCACCTGCCGCGCCTGCCAGGAGATCTGCCCGGCGGCCATCGAGCATGTGCCCAAGATCGTCGAGGCCCGCCGCAACCTGGTGCTCATGGAGGGTGAGTTCCCCGGCGATGAGGTGATGAGCGCCGCCGAGAACACCGAAGTCAACGGCAATCCCCTGGGACTGTCCTTTGCCGCACGCGGCGACTGGGCGCAGGAGCTGGGCGTCAAGACCCTCGCGGAGGATGCCGAGGTCGACGTGCTCTATTTCGTCGGCTGCTACGCCTCTTTCGACAAGCGCAACATCCGTGTGGCCAAGGGTTTCATTCAGCTTTGCCAGGCTGCGGGCGTGCGCGTCGGCATTCTCGGCAGCGAGGAGAAGTGCTGCGGCGAGCCCCTGCGCAAGCTGGGCAACGAATATCTCTATCAGGGCGTGGCCACGGAAAATATCGAAACCATCAAGGGCTATGGGGTGAAGAAGGTCGTCACCAGCTGCCCGCACTGCTTCAACACCCTGGCCAAGGACTACCGCGATCTCGGCTTTGATCTCGAGGTCGAGCATTACACCGTTTTCCTCGAGCGCCTGCTCGCTCAGGGGGCCCTCAAACTGTCGCCGGCCGCCGAAGGCTTCGCCTGCACCTACCATGATTCCTGTTATCTGGGCCGTTACAACGACATCTTCAGCGCACCCCGCGCTCTCATCGCCCAGGCGGGCGGACAGCTGACGGAGATGAGCCGCAGCAAGGACGAGGGCTTCTGCTGCGGCGCGGGGGGCGGGCGCATCCTCGCCGAGGAAAAACTCGGCACCCGCATCAGCGAGATGCGCGCGCGCATGGCCGCCGAAACCGGCGCGCCCCTGCTCATCTCCAACTGTCCCTTCTGCCTCACCATGTTCGAGGACGGTATCAAAGGCGCCGGGCTTGAGGAGCAACTGGCGCCGAGAGACATCGCGGAGATTCTGGCCGAGAGGCTGCCCGCGGGATAA
- a CDS encoding M24 family metallopeptidase: MAIQQECARRIRRLQTELEKRDLDGALFAYPIDIYYFSGTRPNALLWIPTAGDPVLLVRKSLSRALAESAVADVRTFPPSRELPSVLGAARRVGLTFDVLPVQQLHFLNKVLPGCDFVDISALNRELRSIKSAWEMEKMKESAARLCAVFARIPEFLRPDMRELDLSAEIEYRARKQGCEGYVRLRAFNQELFRGIAASGESAARSGFFDGPATGSGLSSAAAHGASTAPIARNAPILVDYTGVFEGYIVDMTRMFVFGELHPEMRKAFDVALEIQDYLTENLRPGQDCAELFAGAVALAEAAGLGNHFMGAPGEQAKFVGHGVGLELDELPILAQGFQVPLQLGQTVAVEPKFAFPGKGVIGIENTFAVGPEGGTRLTRLADDLIQI, translated from the coding sequence ATGGCCATCCAGCAGGAATGCGCACGACGCATTCGCCGGCTCCAGACCGAGCTTGAGAAACGCGACCTCGACGGGGCGCTCTTCGCCTATCCCATCGACATCTATTATTTTTCCGGCACCCGCCCGAATGCGTTGCTGTGGATTCCGACCGCTGGCGACCCCGTGCTGCTGGTGCGCAAAAGCCTCTCCCGCGCCCTGGCCGAGAGCGCCGTCGCCGACGTTCGGACCTTCCCGCCCAGCCGCGAACTGCCGAGTGTGCTGGGCGCGGCGCGGCGCGTCGGCCTGACCTTCGATGTCCTGCCTGTTCAGCAGCTGCATTTTTTGAACAAGGTGCTGCCGGGTTGCGACTTCGTCGACATCAGCGCCCTCAACCGCGAGCTGCGTTCGATCAAGTCCGCCTGGGAAATGGAAAAAATGAAAGAGAGCGCCGCGCGGCTCTGCGCGGTCTTCGCCCGGATCCCCGAATTTCTGCGGCCGGACATGCGCGAACTCGATCTGTCCGCCGAAATTGAGTACCGGGCGCGTAAGCAGGGCTGCGAAGGCTATGTGCGTCTGCGCGCCTTCAATCAGGAACTTTTTCGGGGGATCGCCGCTTCCGGCGAGAGCGCGGCCCGGTCGGGCTTCTTCGACGGGCCCGCCACCGGCAGCGGACTCTCCAGCGCCGCCGCCCACGGCGCCTCCACCGCCCCCATTGCCCGCAATGCACCAATCCTCGTCGATTACACCGGGGTCTTCGAGGGTTACATCGTCGATATGACCCGCATGTTCGTGTTCGGCGAACTGCATCCCGAGATGCGCAAGGCCTTCGACGTGGCCCTGGAGATTCAGGATTACTTGACGGAAAATCTGCGCCCCGGGCAGGATTGCGCCGAATTGTTCGCCGGCGCCGTCGCCCTGGCCGAAGCCGCAGGGCTCGGCAACCACTTCATGGGCGCGCCCGGTGAGCAGGCCAAGTTCGTCGGCCACGGCGTCGGACTGGAACTCGACGAGCTGCCGATCCTCGCCCAGGGCTTCCAGGTGCCCCTGCAATTGGGGCAGACGGTGGCCGTCGAACCCAAATTCGCCTTTCCCGGCAAGGGCGTGATCGGCATCGAAAACACCTTCGCCGTCGGTCCCGAGGGCGGCACGCGCCTGACCCGCCTGGCCGACGACCTGATTCAGATCTAG
- a CDS encoding sigma 54-interacting transcriptional regulator has translation MEFVQMVSRTEFDFDALLAQRDWWVVVLDQDQRIRASNEVGQSLLGLDGKDLDGRRLDDIVKLGHLTSLMSKGVSFRSQPASVSTGKLICHYVPEVQNGELRGGVLAIDRVVRAHDDLSYIELHEIVRTLGPIMDLAYEGTIIVDEEGTIVLVNQAMADIFGVRTQDMIGRHILEAYPNSKLSRLPIVMKTGKAEVGWPHFLNGREIIACRYPLISNGRAIGALGKVLIQDVHDRVRLAKGAPLQEPTPGSSPRVAKGGDFKYDINSIIGHSKVMRSLKETLLRVAERGSNVLLVGESGTGKELFAHAIHAASKRRNGPFIKMNCAAIPEHLLESELFGYAEGAFTGAKKGGQIGKFELAHNGTIFLDEISDMSVTMQAKLLRILQERELTPLGSSQARKVDVRIIAATNVKLEEAVREGKFREDLYYRLNVMALSIPPLRDRTEDLYFIVNHFLDSFNAEFGLEIQGLEPSAWEALKAYHYPGNIRELRNIIESAFNVVTGAVIRREHLPYHIRQLAAPPREPSPCTEAEGFLADVGRRPLQEILEGLEKQILDKALQQVAGNKLQAAGLLGISRPGFYKKLQKYGMV, from the coding sequence ATGGAATTTGTGCAGATGGTCAGTCGTACCGAATTCGACTTTGATGCCCTGCTCGCTCAGCGGGACTGGTGGGTGGTGGTACTCGATCAGGATCAGCGGATTCGCGCTTCAAACGAAGTCGGGCAGTCCCTTCTCGGTCTGGACGGCAAGGACCTCGACGGGAGGCGCCTGGATGACATTGTCAAACTGGGGCATCTGACCTCCCTGATGAGCAAGGGCGTCAGTTTCCGTTCGCAGCCGGCTTCGGTCTCCACCGGCAAGCTGATCTGCCATTATGTGCCCGAGGTGCAAAACGGCGAATTGCGCGGCGGGGTGCTGGCCATCGACCGGGTGGTGCGCGCGCACGACGATCTCTCCTACATCGAGTTGCATGAGATCGTGCGCACCCTGGGACCCATCATGGATCTGGCTTACGAGGGCACCATCATTGTCGACGAGGAAGGCACCATCGTGCTGGTCAACCAGGCGATGGCCGATATTTTCGGCGTGCGCACCCAGGACATGATCGGCCGGCACATTCTGGAGGCCTATCCTAATTCCAAGCTCTCGCGCCTGCCCATCGTCATGAAGACCGGCAAGGCCGAGGTCGGTTGGCCGCACTTCCTCAACGGCCGCGAGATCATTGCCTGCCGCTATCCGCTGATCAGCAACGGACGAGCCATAGGGGCCCTGGGCAAGGTGCTGATTCAGGATGTTCACGACCGCGTGCGTCTGGCCAAGGGGGCGCCGCTGCAAGAGCCGACCCCGGGGAGTTCGCCGCGCGTCGCCAAGGGCGGCGATTTCAAGTACGACATCAACAGCATCATCGGTCACAGCAAGGTGATGCGCTCGCTCAAGGAGACTCTGCTGCGGGTGGCGGAGCGCGGGTCGAATGTGCTGCTGGTCGGGGAGAGCGGCACCGGCAAGGAGCTCTTCGCTCACGCCATCCATGCCGCCAGCAAGCGGCGCAACGGGCCCTTCATCAAGATGAACTGCGCGGCGATTCCCGAGCATCTGCTCGAATCGGAGCTCTTCGGCTACGCCGAAGGGGCGTTCACCGGGGCGAAGAAGGGCGGGCAGATCGGCAAATTCGAGCTGGCCCACAACGGCACCATTTTTCTCGACGAAATCAGCGACATGTCGGTGACCATGCAGGCCAAGCTGTTGCGCATCCTGCAGGAACGCGAACTCACGCCTCTGGGCAGCAGCCAGGCCAGGAAGGTCGATGTGCGCATCATCGCCGCGACCAACGTCAAGCTCGAAGAAGCGGTGCGCGAGGGAAAATTCCGCGAGGATCTGTATTACCGCCTCAACGTCATGGCGCTCTCCATCCCGCCGCTGCGGGATCGCACCGAGGATCTCTATTTCATCGTCAATCATTTTCTCGACAGCTTCAACGCCGAGTTCGGTCTGGAGATCCAGGGCCTGGAGCCCTCGGCCTGGGAAGCGCTCAAGGCCTATCACTATCCCGGCAATATCCGCGAATTGCGCAACATTATCGAGAGCGCCTTCAACGTGGTCACCGGCGCGGTCATCCGGCGCGAACATCTGCCTTATCACATTCGCCAGCTTGCGGCCCCGCCCCGCGAGCCGAGCCCCTGCACCGAGGCGGAGGGTTTTCTGGCCGATGTCGGGCGGCGCCCCTTGCAGGAGATTCTGGAAGGGCTGGAAAAACAGATTCTGGATAAAGCTTTGCAGCAGGTCGCGGGCAACAAGCTCCAGGCGGCCGGCCTGCTCGGCATCTCGCGGCCGGGCTTTTACAAAAAACTCCAGAAATACGGCATGGTTTGA
- the icmF gene encoding fused isobutyryl-CoA mutase/GTPase IcmF, with protein sequence MEAAAYQAQNPIRFVTATSLFDGHDVSINIMRRLLQDSGAEVVHLGHNRSAEEIVTAAIHEDAQGIAVSSYQGGHLEFFKYMHDLLREREAGHIKIFGGGGGVIIPKEIAELHDYGICKIFSPEDGRKMGLQGMIDFKLRECDFPTPKSAEKDLAALGEKSPQAIARLISLAEARLREASPHTDEIFGKLRAQGRNVPVLGITGTGGAGKSSLTDELVRRFLRDFPDKHLAILSVDPTRRRSGGALLGDRIRMNAIDSPRVYMRSLATRQSRSELSAAIHDALCVLKAAAFDLILVETSGIGQGDAAIVEVCDVSLYVMTSEFGAPTQLEKIDMLDFADLVALNKMEKKGAEDALRNVRKQVRRNRKLFEAPDEEIPVYGTIASTFNDAGTNVLYRALIDKINEKKGTGWRSSLEIGTRESRRRHIIPPEQAGYLAEIARTSRDYRRETEEQSRAARQLYQLLGTRELLRCRPRPLGAQAAAAVPGDAEQLDATLAALAASCEERLLPETKNTLAAWPELKKAYREPVMVTKVRDKEIRTETFTTSLSGTRIPKICLPDYEDWGEIVKWTRKENLPGFFPYTAGLFPFKRTAEDPKRQFAGEGTPERTNRRFHYLTKDDPAKRLSTAFDSVTLYGEDPDERPDIYGKVGESGVSICTQDDMDKLFAGFDLCDPMTSVSMTVNGPAPILLAMFFNTAVRQQLEIFRRKQGREPSADEEREIRACTLQTVRGTVQADILKEDQGQNTCIFSTEFALKMMGDIQQFFIDEKVRNYYSVSISGYHIAEAGANPISQLAFTLANGFTFIEYYLSRGMHIDDFAPNLSFFFSNGLDPEYTVIGRVARRIWSVVLKNKYGANARSQMLKYHIQTSGRSLHAQEMDFNDIRTTLQALMAIYDNCNSLHTNAYDEAVTTPTEESVRRAMAIQMIITKELGLAKNENPLQGAFIIDELTDLVEEAVLVEFERINERGGVLGAMETQYQRSKIQEESMLYEHLKHSGELPIIGVNTYLNPRADEEGYRIPGELARATRAEKEQQIANLRAFQQRHRTAAPQALQRLQQVAEAGDNIFAELLNTVQVASLGQISAALYEVGGQYRRNM encoded by the coding sequence ATGGAAGCCGCCGCTTATCAGGCCCAGAATCCCATCCGCTTCGTCACCGCCACCAGTCTCTTCGACGGCCACGACGTGTCGATCAACATCATGCGCCGTCTGCTGCAGGACTCAGGCGCCGAAGTCGTGCACCTGGGACACAACCGCTCCGCCGAGGAAATCGTCACCGCCGCAATCCACGAGGACGCCCAGGGGATCGCCGTCAGTTCTTACCAGGGCGGCCATCTGGAATTTTTCAAGTACATGCACGATCTGCTGCGCGAACGCGAGGCCGGGCACATCAAGATCTTCGGCGGCGGCGGCGGGGTCATCATTCCGAAGGAGATCGCCGAACTGCACGATTACGGCATCTGCAAGATTTTTTCGCCCGAGGACGGGCGCAAGATGGGGCTTCAGGGGATGATCGACTTCAAGCTCAGGGAATGCGACTTTCCCACGCCCAAGTCGGCCGAAAAAGATCTGGCGGCCCTCGGCGAAAAGAGCCCCCAGGCCATCGCGCGACTGATTTCCCTGGCCGAGGCCCGCCTGCGGGAGGCATCGCCGCACACCGATGAGATTTTTGGAAAACTGCGCGCCCAGGGGCGCAATGTTCCGGTACTGGGCATCACCGGCACCGGCGGCGCGGGCAAGAGTTCGCTCACCGACGAACTGGTGCGGCGCTTCCTGCGGGACTTTCCCGACAAGCACCTGGCGATCCTTTCCGTCGACCCCACCCGGCGGCGCAGCGGCGGGGCGCTCCTCGGCGATCGCATCCGCATGAACGCCATCGATTCGCCGCGGGTCTACATGCGCTCCCTGGCCACCCGCCAATCGCGCAGCGAGCTCTCGGCGGCGATCCACGACGCCCTGTGCGTGCTCAAGGCGGCCGCTTTTGATCTGATCCTCGTCGAAACAAGCGGCATCGGCCAGGGGGATGCCGCAATCGTCGAAGTCTGTGATGTTTCCCTGTACGTGATGACCAGCGAATTCGGCGCCCCCACGCAGCTGGAAAAAATCGACATGCTCGACTTCGCCGATCTGGTGGCGCTGAACAAGATGGAAAAAAAGGGGGCCGAGGATGCCCTGCGCAACGTGCGCAAGCAGGTGCGCCGCAACCGCAAACTCTTCGAGGCCCCCGACGAGGAGATTCCGGTCTACGGCACCATCGCCAGCACCTTCAACGACGCGGGAACCAACGTCCTGTATCGAGCACTCATCGACAAAATCAACGAGAAGAAAGGCACCGGCTGGCGCTCGTCGCTGGAGATCGGGACGCGCGAAAGCAGGCGCCGTCACATCATCCCCCCCGAGCAGGCGGGATATCTCGCCGAGATCGCCCGCACCTCCCGCGATTATCGCCGGGAAACCGAGGAGCAGAGCCGGGCGGCGCGTCAACTTTATCAATTGCTGGGCACCCGCGAGCTGCTGCGCTGCCGGCCGCGCCCTCTCGGTGCTCAGGCGGCCGCTGCCGTGCCCGGCGACGCGGAGCAGTTGGACGCGACCCTCGCGGCCCTGGCGGCAAGCTGCGAGGAGCGCCTGCTCCCCGAGACCAAGAATACCCTCGCCGCCTGGCCGGAGCTGAAAAAGGCCTACCGCGAGCCGGTCATGGTCACCAAAGTGCGCGACAAGGAAATCCGCACCGAGACCTTCACCACCTCTCTCTCGGGCACGCGCATCCCCAAGATCTGCCTGCCCGATTACGAGGACTGGGGGGAGATCGTCAAATGGACGCGCAAGGAGAACCTGCCGGGTTTCTTCCCCTACACCGCGGGCCTCTTTCCCTTCAAGCGCACCGCCGAGGACCCTAAGCGCCAGTTCGCCGGAGAAGGGACGCCCGAGCGCACCAACCGCCGCTTTCATTACCTGACCAAGGATGATCCGGCCAAGCGCCTCTCCACTGCCTTCGACAGCGTGACCCTGTATGGCGAGGATCCCGACGAGCGCCCCGACATCTACGGCAAGGTGGGGGAAAGCGGCGTCTCCATCTGCACCCAGGACGACATGGACAAGCTCTTCGCCGGCTTCGATCTGTGCGACCCCATGACCAGCGTGTCGATGACGGTCAACGGCCCGGCGCCCATTCTGCTTGCCATGTTTTTCAACACCGCCGTCCGCCAGCAGCTTGAGATTTTCCGCCGCAAGCAGGGGCGCGAGCCCTCCGCGGACGAAGAGCGCGAAATCCGCGCCTGCACCTTGCAGACGGTGCGCGGCACGGTGCAGGCCGACATCCTCAAGGAGGATCAGGGGCAAAACACCTGCATCTTCTCCACCGAGTTCGCCCTGAAGATGATGGGCGACATCCAGCAGTTCTTCATCGACGAGAAGGTGCGCAACTATTACTCGGTCTCCATCAGCGGCTACCACATCGCCGAGGCCGGAGCCAACCCCATCTCCCAGCTCGCCTTCACCCTGGCCAACGGCTTCACCTTCATCGAGTACTACCTCTCGCGCGGCATGCACATCGACGACTTCGCCCCCAACCTCTCGTTTTTCTTCAGCAACGGCCTTGATCCCGAGTACACCGTCATCGGCCGGGTGGCGCGGCGCATCTGGTCGGTGGTGCTGAAGAACAAATACGGCGCCAACGCCCGCAGCCAGATGCTCAAGTACCACATCCAGACCTCGGGGCGCTCCCTGCATGCCCAGGAGATGGATTTCAACGACATCCGCACCACCTTGCAGGCGCTCATGGCGATCTACGACAACTGCAATTCGCTGCACACCAATGCCTACGACGAGGCGGTCACCACCCCCACGGAAGAATCGGTGCGCCGCGCCATGGCCATCCAGATGATCATCACCAAGGAGCTGGGGCTGGCTAAAAACGAAAACCCCCTGCAGGGGGCCTTCATCATCGACGAACTCACCGATCTGGTGGAGGAGGCGGTGCTGGTCGAATTCGAGCGCATCAACGAGCGCGGCGGGGTGCTCGGCGCCATGGAGACCCAGTACCAGCGCAGCAAAATTCAGGAAGAATCCATGCTTTACGAGCACCTCAAGCACTCGGGGGAGCTCCCCATCATCGGTGTCAACACCTACCTCAACCCCCGCGCCGACGAGGAGGGATACCGCATCCCCGGCGAGCTGGCCCGCGCCACCCGCGCCGAAAAAGAGCAGCAGATCGCCAACCTGCGCGCCTTCCAGCAGCGCCATCGCACGGCGGCGCCCCAGGCCCTCCAGCGCCTGCAGCAGGTCGCCGAGGCCGGCGACAACATCTTCGCCGAGTTGCTGAACACCGTGCAGGTCGCCTCCCTCGGGCAGATCAGCGCGGCCCTCTACGAGGTCGGCGGCCAGTACCGGCGCAACATGTAG